A genome region from Akkermansiaceae bacterium includes the following:
- a CDS encoding sel1 repeat family protein — translation MRRLTPLVIIGTLIPSLLADTWHSPDGRTIEATGLAWNRSGVILKRDDNQKELEIPFGNIIPDDVKRALQSLPFRTNDDVRVSAKTMVVSSSAQERDTGDYVASVRLYSYDGYNLNGTATISPITESYRKSGRVVEVELKSIRGDGHVGLEFYAVRGSGNDKTIYHSQCSVVEFRQLGSKARFSAPETENLNGWVVIVRSPNTGKIIDIESSMSHLEKFVSGQLPEIAKINLHEAELREEVLKSLKIPTNSAATAKATPEVAGDGVPEGKLQQVRKAAEQGDADSQFLLGFYYTKGEGVPEDKVEAVKWYRRAAEQGGAGGQYALGVCYSEGEGVPEDKVEAVKWYRRAAEQGDADAQYELGFCYSEGVGVQEDKVIGYMWFNLASAQGDADAKESKNTLTDRMTKEQITEAQKLSREWMEKHQK, via the coding sequence ATGAGACGATTAACGCCCCTGGTAATCATAGGCACCTTAATTCCCTCGCTTCTCGCTGATACGTGGCACTCACCAGACGGTCGCACGATCGAAGCGACCGGGCTAGCATGGAACCGGAGTGGCGTGATATTGAAACGGGATGATAACCAAAAAGAGCTTGAAATCCCGTTCGGCAACATCATCCCTGACGATGTGAAGAGAGCGCTCCAATCGCTCCCTTTCCGAACGAATGACGATGTGCGGGTCTCGGCCAAGACAATGGTTGTAAGTAGCTCAGCGCAGGAACGAGACACTGGTGACTACGTCGCTAGTGTCCGACTCTATAGTTACGACGGCTACAACCTAAACGGCACAGCCACCATTTCTCCAATCACTGAGAGTTATCGAAAGTCCGGACGGGTCGTTGAGGTGGAATTGAAATCGATTCGCGGAGATGGCCATGTCGGACTTGAATTCTACGCCGTAAGAGGCAGCGGCAACGATAAGACAATTTACCACTCGCAGTGCTCAGTGGTTGAATTCCGCCAACTCGGGAGCAAAGCCCGCTTCTCAGCACCCGAAACAGAGAATCTCAATGGTTGGGTGGTAATTGTGCGAAGTCCAAACACGGGCAAGATCATTGACATCGAATCGTCGATGTCACACCTAGAAAAATTCGTTAGCGGGCAGCTTCCCGAGATTGCCAAAATCAACTTGCATGAAGCCGAATTGCGAGAAGAGGTGTTAAAATCGCTGAAGATTCCTACCAATAGCGCCGCCACCGCGAAAGCGACTCCCGAGGTAGCAGGCGACGGAGTGCCAGAGGGGAAACTACAGCAAGTTCGCAAGGCTGCTGAGCAGGGTGATGCAGATTCGCAATTCTTATTGGGTTTTTACTACACTAAAGGCGAAGGAGTGCCGGAGGACAAGGTTGAGGCTGTGAAGTGGTATCGAAGAGCTGCTGAGCAGGGAGGCGCAGGTGGGCAATACGCCTTGGGTGTCTGCTATAGCGAAGGCGAAGGAGTGCCGGAGGACAAGGTTGAGGCTGTGAAGTGGTATCGTAGAGCTGCGGAGCAGGGTGATGCAGATGCGCAATACGAGTTGGGGTTTTGCTATAGTGAAGGCGTAGGAGTGCAGGAGGACAAGGTCATCGGTTACATGTGGTTCAACCTAGCAAGTGCGCAGGGTGATGCTGATGCTAAGGAATCAAAAAATACCCTCACTGACCGCATGACGAAAGAGCAGATCACTGAGGCACAGAAGCTCAGCCGTGAGTGGATGGAGAAGCACCAGAAGTGA
- a CDS encoding tyrosine-type recombinase/integrase, whose product MAFIFKNRNTSNWLAGFRDITGKRCNRSTALPATEANRKKALRIADEFEAAANRMRTAQQVRRVISELHKSITGQDMAVVTMSAHLERWRKARQPTVSPATATTYKQAGDAFIAFLGEKAENDIAMVTREDVENFRDDLSKNKAPATANKLIKVLRMVFKDARDRSLIVDDPTEFVRPVKKGVSVKRRPFTVAEVQKLLEHCTGEWRSMVLIAFYTGQRLGDIARIRWDSFDLDKGTFQIETVKTGKKLSLPMHPDLQRELSELPRPISGDLHLHPETNAIVEAQEGRVGTLSNQFARILVDAGLRESASHQSKGKGRDSKRGESTLSFHSLRATAASMLHEAGVAPSAVMELIGHDSAAVHQGYVSVGGDALRQGIAALPSVIGGAK is encoded by the coding sequence ATGGCCTTCATATTCAAAAACCGAAACACCTCCAACTGGCTTGCGGGCTTCCGCGACATCACAGGCAAGCGTTGCAACCGCTCCACCGCCCTGCCCGCCACCGAAGCGAACCGAAAAAAGGCTCTGCGCATTGCCGACGAATTCGAAGCCGCCGCCAATCGCATGAGGACGGCGCAACAGGTGCGCCGGGTGATCTCCGAGCTTCACAAGTCCATCACCGGGCAGGACATGGCCGTTGTCACCATGAGCGCCCATCTTGAGCGTTGGAGGAAGGCAAGGCAACCCACCGTCTCCCCCGCGACCGCAACCACCTACAAGCAGGCCGGGGACGCGTTCATTGCCTTCCTTGGCGAGAAGGCGGAAAACGACATTGCCATGGTGACGCGGGAGGATGTGGAAAACTTCCGCGACGATCTTTCCAAGAACAAGGCACCCGCCACCGCGAACAAGCTCATCAAGGTTCTGCGGATGGTCTTCAAGGATGCGCGGGATCGCAGCCTCATCGTGGACGACCCGACGGAATTCGTCCGCCCCGTGAAGAAAGGGGTATCGGTGAAACGTCGGCCTTTCACCGTGGCCGAGGTTCAGAAGTTGCTTGAGCATTGCACCGGGGAATGGCGTTCCATGGTCTTGATCGCCTTCTACACCGGGCAGAGGCTTGGTGACATCGCCCGCATTCGCTGGGACAGCTTCGACCTGGACAAAGGCACCTTCCAAATCGAAACCGTGAAGACAGGCAAGAAGCTCTCATTGCCAATGCATCCGGACTTGCAGCGCGAGCTTTCCGAGTTGCCCCGCCCGATCAGCGGCGACCTTCACTTGCACCCGGAAACCAACGCCATCGTGGAAGCTCAGGAAGGGCGGGTGGGGACTCTCTCAAACCAGTTCGCCCGCATCCTTGTTGACGCTGGCCTTCGGGAATCGGCTTCCCATCAGAGCAAGGGGAAAGGCCGCGATTCCAAACGCGGCGAAAGCACCCTCTCTTTCCACTCACTGCGGGCAACCGCCGCGTCCATGCTCCATGAGGCGGGCGTTGCGCCGTCGGCTGTGATGGAGCTTATCGGCCACGATTCCGCAGCGGTTCACCAAGGCTACGTGAGCGTTGGCGGCGATGCTCTGCGCCAAGGAATCGCCGCCCTCCCTTCCGTGATCGGAGGCGCGAAATGA
- a CDS encoding DUF418 domain-containing protein, translating to MNPPPFPEIATPRASPPPLPEHYGKPLAPVAAGERIASLDVLRGLALLGILAVNILHFSYPLEQSGLRGCFWLSPADRVTDWICAFLVEGKSYPLFSILFGLGFALQMDRAEARGLDHTAVYRRRLFILLGLGLAHGILLWDGDVLLPYAVCGFALLLFRKRKAVTAMVWAAALILLPALLILLMGLLFLGIPELSADMQETEQERSEMVRAFVTGDYADAVSYRLRELVFTILTVGFYAPSFLGLFLIGMVAGRERIITAVAENRHLLAKILVLCGAVGLAANFLGAWAMMSGSAGESYGLMFIGMAIISVFGPVLTAAYIAGIVLWIERRPSSVLLPPLAAVGRMALTNYLAQSLIATTIFYGYGFGLGGGMGRLGTLGIALLVFAVQVAFSVLWLKRFRYGPMEWLWRSLTYGKRQTLPL from the coding sequence ATGAACCCACCCCCCTTTCCGGAAATCGCGACGCCCAGGGCGTCGCCGCCGCCCTTGCCGGAACATTACGGCAAGCCGCTCGCTCCGGTGGCGGCCGGGGAACGCATCGCCTCCCTGGATGTCCTTCGGGGGCTGGCGCTGCTGGGGATCCTAGCCGTGAACATCCTTCACTTCAGCTACCCGCTGGAGCAAAGCGGGCTGAGGGGCTGCTTCTGGCTGAGTCCTGCGGATCGCGTGACTGACTGGATTTGCGCGTTCCTCGTCGAGGGGAAATCCTATCCGCTTTTCTCAATTCTTTTCGGCCTCGGGTTCGCGCTCCAGATGGACAGGGCTGAGGCGCGGGGGCTTGACCACACGGCCGTTTACCGCCGCCGGCTGTTCATCCTCCTGGGTCTCGGGCTGGCGCATGGGATACTGCTCTGGGATGGCGATGTGCTGCTGCCCTACGCGGTTTGCGGTTTCGCGCTTTTGCTGTTCCGCAAGCGCAAGGCCGTGACGGCCATGGTTTGGGCGGCGGCCCTCATCCTCCTGCCCGCCCTGCTGATCCTGCTGATGGGGCTGCTGTTCCTTGGCATTCCGGAGCTCTCCGCCGACATGCAGGAAACAGAGCAGGAAAGGAGCGAAATGGTCCGAGCCTTCGTGACCGGGGATTACGCGGATGCGGTTTCGTATCGGCTCAGGGAACTGGTTTTCACCATTCTAACGGTAGGGTTCTACGCTCCATCCTTCCTCGGGCTGTTTCTCATCGGGATGGTTGCGGGACGGGAAAGGATCATCACCGCGGTGGCGGAAAACCGTCACCTCCTTGCGAAAATCCTGGTGCTGTGCGGAGCGGTGGGGCTGGCCGCGAATTTCCTGGGTGCTTGGGCGATGATGAGCGGTTCGGCCGGGGAAAGCTACGGGCTGATGTTCATCGGGATGGCGATCATCTCGGTCTTCGGGCCGGTGCTGACGGCGGCATACATTGCGGGGATCGTGCTGTGGATCGAGCGGCGGCCCTCATCCGTTTTGCTGCCTCCCCTCGCCGCAGTCGGGCGGATGGCGCTGACCAATTATCTGGCGCAATCCCTCATCGCGACCACGATTTTCTACGGCTACGGATTCGGCCTCGGCGGCGGCATGGGCAGGCTGGGGACGCTGGGGATTGCGCTGCTGGTCTTCGCCGTGCAGGTGGCGTTCAGCGTTCTCTGGCTCAAGCGTTTCCGCTACGGCCCGATGGAATGGCTGTGGCGCAGCCTGACCTACGGGAAGAGGCAGACTCTGCCGCTTTGA
- a CDS encoding AraC family transcriptional regulator yields MRIVRGDSMWVVLFPDRRSPVYLERLALQCGYRVGELSEALGHSERYVHEVFGRDVGLPPKLWLRWERMVVARRLLGGGMDMQEVGERLGFCEGGGFRREFRRIYGVPPGEYARQLSRREIPAQAATAITPIW; encoded by the coding sequence ATGAGGATTGTGCGCGGCGATTCCATGTGGGTGGTTCTGTTTCCGGACAGGCGGTCTCCGGTTTATTTGGAGAGGCTGGCGTTGCAATGCGGTTACCGGGTGGGGGAGCTTTCGGAGGCGCTGGGGCACTCGGAAAGATATGTGCATGAGGTGTTCGGCAGGGATGTGGGGTTGCCTCCGAAGTTGTGGTTGCGGTGGGAGAGGATGGTGGTGGCGAGGCGATTGCTTGGTGGGGGGATGGATATGCAGGAGGTGGGGGAGCGACTCGGGTTTTGCGAGGGGGGAGGATTCCGTAGGGAGTTTCGGCGGATCTATGGGGTGCCGCCAGGAGAGTATGCGCGGCAGTTATCGCGGCGCGAAATACCCGCTCAGGCGGCGACAGCAATCACGCCCATCTGGTAA
- a CDS encoding sulfatase, translating to MKALLASMLIAPLLHAADKPRNVVFFLVDDLGVTDVNLDGSDPFYETPNLAKFAKTAVNFANGYASCPVCSPTRSAIMTGRNPARTSNTNYFGAPNEFLDAIPQDYDPVRDFKQANRKFGARGKYPLWPAPYLGRLPDGTVTLAQALKGHGYATFFAGKWHLGHEGNYPQDHGFDINIGGAEGGGPYGGKKYFSPYGNPQIKDGPPGEHLTGRLGRETADFIRANKEKPFLAYLSFYAVHTPLMAPEALVKKYRAKREALGLGDEFSPEPPRQNRTVHSHAVYAAMIETMDSAVGEVLDTLEAEGLAENTLVVFTSDNGGLSTSEGSPTTNLPYRAGKGWLYEGGIRVPVLVRNPATGHGGKTSSEPVYSTDYYPTILAATGLPALPEQHLDGTSFLPFLETPDAAPTGRPMIWHYPHWGNQGGSPGTAIRQGKWKLIRWLWPERTELFDLTADPGEKTDLAAKEPETVAKLSARIDSFLAETKAHCPARNPDFKGKFGKW from the coding sequence ATGAAAGCCCTGCTCGCATCCATGCTCATCGCCCCGCTGCTGCATGCCGCAGACAAGCCCCGCAACGTCGTCTTCTTCCTCGTCGATGACCTGGGCGTGACGGATGTGAACCTCGACGGCTCCGATCCGTTCTACGAGACCCCGAACCTCGCGAAGTTTGCGAAAACCGCGGTGAATTTCGCCAACGGCTACGCGAGCTGCCCCGTCTGCTCGCCAACGCGCTCTGCGATCATGACAGGGCGAAATCCGGCACGCACCAGCAACACGAACTATTTCGGCGCGCCCAACGAGTTCCTCGACGCGATCCCGCAGGACTACGATCCGGTGCGGGATTTCAAGCAAGCCAACAGGAAATTCGGCGCCCGGGGCAAGTATCCGCTCTGGCCCGCGCCTTACCTCGGCAGGCTTCCCGATGGCACCGTGACCTTGGCGCAGGCGCTCAAAGGGCACGGCTACGCCACCTTTTTCGCCGGGAAATGGCATCTCGGCCACGAAGGGAATTACCCTCAGGACCATGGCTTCGATATCAACATCGGCGGTGCCGAGGGCGGTGGTCCCTACGGCGGGAAAAAGTATTTCTCACCCTACGGGAACCCGCAGATCAAGGACGGGCCACCCGGCGAGCACCTGACCGGGAGGCTCGGGCGGGAGACGGCGGATTTCATCAGGGCGAACAAGGAAAAGCCCTTCCTTGCGTATCTCTCCTTCTACGCCGTCCATACACCGCTGATGGCACCGGAGGCTTTGGTGAAAAAATACCGGGCGAAGCGCGAAGCGCTGGGCCTGGGCGATGAGTTCTCCCCCGAGCCGCCCAGGCAAAACCGCACGGTCCACTCCCACGCGGTCTATGCGGCGATGATAGAGACCATGGATTCCGCAGTGGGAGAGGTGCTCGACACGCTGGAGGCGGAGGGGCTTGCGGAAAACACCCTGGTCGTCTTCACCTCCGACAACGGCGGCCTCTCCACCTCCGAGGGTTCGCCGACCACGAACCTGCCCTACCGCGCCGGAAAAGGCTGGCTCTACGAGGGCGGCATCCGCGTCCCCGTCCTTGTGCGCAACCCAGCCACCGGCCACGGCGGGAAAACCTCTTCCGAGCCGGTGTATTCCACCGATTACTATCCGACCATCCTCGCCGCCACCGGCCTCCCTGCGCTCCCGGAGCAGCACCTCGACGGCACCTCCTTCCTGCCGTTCCTTGAAACGCCGGACGCAGCGCCGACCGGTCGCCCGATGATCTGGCACTACCCGCACTGGGGAAATCAGGGTGGCTCCCCCGGCACCGCGATCCGCCAGGGCAAATGGAAACTCATCCGCTGGCTCTGGCCCGAGCGCACGGAGCTTTTCGACCTCACGGCGGATCCCGGCGAGAAAACCGACCTCGCCGCAAAGGAGCCGGAGACCGTCGCCAAACTCAGCGCCCGGATCGATTCCTTCCTCGCGGAAACAAAAGCCCACTGCCCCGCGAGGAACCCGGATTTCAAGGGCAAGTTCGGGAAGTGGTAA
- a CDS encoding methionine--tRNA ligase: MFFLTTAIDYTNGSPHIGHAYEKVLADVIARYRRLAGEDVFFLTGVDQHGQKVQQTAEKEGVSPADYVKTVTARFSALWEKIGVHYDGWAETTDARHIACVQSILTDLHSKDQIYKKTYKGFYSVRQEQFLTDRDRNEAGDFGPEWGEVTEIEEENYYFKLSDHTPWLRDFLERSDDTILPAFRKSELLNALDKNTGADLCISRPKERLTWGIEIPFDPDFVTYVWFDALINYISFAGFTPDASLPDFHGIWTGRPVHIIGKDILVPAHGIYWLAMLRALGFADGRMPQLLVHGWWNRSGEKMSKSLGNIVDPSELADTFGTDALRYYLVRDIHTGRDANFDVERLVMLFNTELANDLGNLCNRAVKMSVLYAEGVITPGGPPADDDTALQQSLADNTAGYRKAMDNHEVSIALEAINRHVVHCNQYIDRLKPWELNKSPENKPRIATVLNHLAESVAHCAVLLSPVLPEAAAKLAEQVKLPMLTGIRLDDLRWGLIPDGHQVELPSPVFPRIAFKPE; the protein is encoded by the coding sequence ATGTTTTTCCTCACCACCGCCATCGATTACACCAACGGCTCACCCCACATCGGCCATGCCTACGAGAAAGTCCTCGCCGATGTCATCGCCCGCTACCGCCGCCTTGCCGGGGAGGATGTGTTTTTCCTGACGGGCGTGGATCAGCACGGCCAGAAAGTCCAGCAGACAGCCGAAAAGGAAGGCGTTTCCCCTGCGGATTACGTAAAAACCGTCACCGCCCGTTTCTCCGCGCTGTGGGAGAAAATCGGCGTCCATTACGATGGCTGGGCGGAGACCACCGACGCTCGCCACATCGCCTGCGTGCAGTCCATCCTCACTGACCTCCATTCCAAGGACCAGATCTACAAGAAGACCTACAAGGGCTTCTACTCCGTCCGCCAAGAGCAGTTCCTCACGGACCGCGACCGCAACGAGGCCGGCGATTTCGGCCCGGAGTGGGGAGAGGTCACCGAGATCGAGGAGGAAAACTACTACTTCAAGCTCTCCGACCACACCCCGTGGCTGCGCGATTTCCTGGAGAGATCGGATGACACCATCCTGCCTGCGTTCCGAAAATCCGAGTTGCTCAACGCCCTCGACAAGAACACCGGGGCGGATCTCTGCATCTCCCGCCCCAAGGAGCGCCTCACCTGGGGCATCGAGATCCCCTTCGACCCGGATTTCGTCACCTACGTCTGGTTCGACGCGCTGATCAACTACATCTCCTTCGCCGGCTTCACCCCGGATGCCAGCCTGCCGGATTTCCACGGCATCTGGACAGGCCGCCCCGTCCACATCATCGGCAAGGACATCCTCGTCCCCGCCCACGGCATCTACTGGCTGGCCATGCTCCGCGCCCTCGGCTTTGCGGATGGGCGGATGCCGCAGCTCCTCGTCCACGGCTGGTGGAACCGCAGCGGCGAGAAAATGTCAAAGTCCCTCGGCAACATCGTCGATCCCTCGGAGCTCGCCGATACCTTTGGCACCGATGCCCTCCGCTACTATCTTGTCCGCGACATCCACACCGGCAGGGACGCGAACTTCGATGTCGAGCGCCTCGTGATGCTTTTCAACACCGAGCTGGCCAACGACCTCGGCAACCTCTGCAACCGCGCCGTGAAAATGAGCGTCCTCTACGCGGAGGGCGTAATCACCCCCGGCGGCCCGCCCGCCGATGACGATACCGCCCTCCAGCAATCCCTCGCAGACAACACCGCCGGCTACCGGAAGGCGATGGACAACCACGAGGTCTCCATCGCCCTGGAGGCCATCAACCGCCACGTTGTCCACTGCAACCAATACATCGATCGACTCAAGCCCTGGGAGCTCAACAAGTCCCCGGAAAACAAGCCCCGCATCGCCACCGTGCTAAACCACCTCGCTGAGTCCGTGGCGCATTGCGCCGTCCTGCTCTCACCCGTCCTCCCGGAGGCCGCCGCAAAACTCGCCGAGCAGGTCAAGCTTCCCATGCTCACCGGCATCCGGCTCGACGACCTGAGGTGGGGCCTCATCCCGGACGGCCACCAGGTCGAGCTGCCCTCCCCGGTTTTCCCAAGGATCGCCTTCAAGCCTGAGTAG